The following are from one region of the Sandaracinus amylolyticus genome:
- a CDS encoding CheR family methyltransferase produces MSFAERLAPLIAQRLGLRPSVRSTDAELATLIEARRRTLGLSSAAAYLEHVTRAPELELAHLAAAFTNGWTWFFRDHEAIVALAERLRASANGAPARVWVAGCSTGEEAYGVAIACAERGVDVRVVASDVDAARIEIARRAEYGAHALRRVPETALARWFEARGDRARVSAELRARVMLRVHNLLDPPLLAPGGGGWDAIVCRNVLLHCTDESSSRIADQLASAVASHGVVLFGPGDPRPSAPIVVTPRPVARAPSTPPPPPRERSVDELWADARERIARGAYAAAGGSLERLLARAPDRVEAWLALGNVRLATHDLAGAEDAYRAAERIDPLSAELCFVWGALHRKRGAWDDATRALRRAVFLDADLWPARYLLAGAWDRAGEHERARAALDATRRSLVRRPEIRWRSCVDDIEALACPAEMVRAICAQRVGSKEEVG; encoded by the coding sequence GTGAGCTTCGCAGAGCGGCTCGCGCCGCTGATCGCACAGCGGCTCGGTCTACGGCCCTCGGTGCGATCGACCGACGCCGAGCTCGCGACGCTGATCGAGGCGCGCCGCCGCACGCTGGGCCTCTCGAGCGCGGCGGCGTACCTCGAGCACGTGACGCGCGCGCCCGAGCTCGAGCTCGCGCATCTCGCCGCGGCGTTCACCAACGGATGGACGTGGTTCTTCCGCGACCACGAGGCGATCGTCGCGCTCGCCGAGCGGCTCCGCGCGAGCGCGAACGGTGCGCCGGCGCGGGTGTGGGTCGCGGGGTGCTCGACCGGCGAGGAAGCGTACGGCGTCGCGATCGCGTGCGCAGAGCGCGGTGTGGACGTGCGCGTGGTCGCGAGTGACGTCGACGCGGCGCGCATCGAGATCGCACGGCGCGCGGAGTACGGCGCGCACGCGCTGCGCCGGGTGCCCGAGACCGCGCTCGCGCGATGGTTCGAAGCGCGCGGCGATCGCGCGCGCGTCTCGGCCGAGCTGCGCGCCCGCGTGATGCTCCGCGTGCACAACCTGCTCGACCCCCCGCTGCTCGCGCCGGGCGGTGGCGGCTGGGACGCGATCGTCTGCCGGAACGTGCTGCTCCACTGCACCGACGAGTCGTCGTCGCGCATCGCGGATCAGCTCGCGAGCGCCGTCGCGTCGCACGGCGTCGTGCTCTTCGGGCCCGGCGATCCGCGGCCCAGCGCGCCGATCGTCGTCACACCGCGCCCGGTTGCGCGCGCGCCCTCGACACCACCGCCGCCGCCCCGTGAGCGGAGCGTCGACGAGCTCTGGGCCGACGCGCGCGAGCGCATCGCGCGCGGTGCCTACGCGGCCGCAGGAGGCTCGCTCGAGCGATTGCTCGCGCGCGCGCCCGACCGCGTCGAGGCGTGGCTCGCGCTCGGCAACGTGCGGCTCGCGACCCACGATCTCGCGGGCGCGGAGGACGCGTATCGCGCGGCGGAGCGGATCGACCCGCTCTCGGCGGAGCTCTGCTTCGTGTGGGGCGCGCTCCATCGCAAGCGCGGCGCGTGGGACGACGCGACGCGCGCGCTGCGCCGTGCGGTCTTCCTCGACGCGGATCTCTGGCCCGCGCGGTATCTGCTCGCGGGCGCGTGGGATCGCGCCGGCGAGCACGAGCGTGCGCGCGCGGCGCTCGACGCGACGCGGCGATCGTTGGTGCGCCGGCCGGAGATCCGGTGGCGCTCGTGCGTGGACGACATCGAGGCGCTCGCGTGCCCTGCCGAGATGGTGCGCGCGATCTGCGCGCAGCGAGTGGGATCGAAGGAGGAGGTCGGGTGA
- a CDS encoding methyl-accepting chemotaxis protein, with protein sequence MDGGERSIVSELDARTRAFELRFMRTASAGLATVMVAALSAISYFQPSLVSVACLGIIVIATGSAFGLTFTPYRRSAAAVLLFGTSCGALLAVAFDGTGTLGSGALQALLINVALSPFLLPRSGVIALVGFNAGAGMLAHLKVGLVDGGSPADLVPAAVGSALVLGVAALSISSFVGQAKEHQDSLRQRLHDIDIVMERARRIAKGDLAGEIQGDSDVSRVIASMLGGLRGLVEQIQKDASQLTHASNEIAAMAQQQERSAIEQGGAIEETRRTVGTLLQGSRSIAGAARGVTDNASATLQNAELISDRIRTLTEHAQRITELLELIRDVANKSELLALNAALEGAKAGEAGRGFSLVANQMQRLAESVMESVKIVKELTGDIRKATQATALATEDATKLARDTTDAARRIGVITEEQESSTEQVTRAMDEIADATHQSAAGTNQTLQAVRELSQIAERLHHYTSQFQL encoded by the coding sequence ATGGACGGCGGCGAACGGTCGATCGTGTCGGAGCTGGACGCGCGCACGCGCGCCTTCGAGCTGCGGTTCATGCGCACTGCGAGCGCCGGGCTCGCGACGGTGATGGTCGCGGCGCTCAGCGCGATCTCGTACTTCCAGCCCTCGCTCGTCTCCGTCGCGTGCCTGGGGATCATCGTGATCGCGACGGGCAGCGCGTTCGGGCTCACGTTCACGCCGTACCGCCGCTCGGCGGCGGCGGTGCTGCTCTTCGGCACGTCGTGCGGCGCGCTCCTCGCGGTCGCGTTCGACGGCACGGGCACGTTGGGGTCGGGCGCGCTGCAGGCGCTGCTCATCAACGTCGCGCTCTCGCCGTTCCTGCTGCCGCGCAGCGGCGTGATCGCGCTGGTCGGGTTCAACGCGGGCGCGGGCATGCTCGCGCACCTCAAGGTCGGCCTGGTCGACGGGGGATCGCCGGCCGACCTGGTGCCCGCGGCGGTGGGCTCGGCGCTCGTGCTCGGCGTCGCAGCGCTCTCGATCTCGTCGTTCGTCGGTCAGGCGAAGGAGCACCAGGACTCGCTGCGCCAGCGCCTGCACGACATCGACATCGTGATGGAGCGCGCGCGGCGCATCGCGAAGGGCGATCTCGCCGGCGAGATCCAGGGCGACAGCGACGTCTCGCGCGTGATCGCGTCGATGCTCGGCGGGCTGCGCGGGCTGGTGGAGCAGATCCAGAAGGACGCGTCGCAGCTCACCCACGCGAGCAACGAGATCGCGGCGATGGCGCAGCAGCAGGAGCGCAGCGCGATCGAGCAGGGCGGCGCGATCGAGGAGACGCGGCGCACCGTCGGCACGCTGCTCCAGGGCTCGCGCTCGATCGCCGGGGCGGCGCGCGGCGTGACCGACAATGCGAGCGCGACGCTGCAGAACGCGGAGCTGATCAGCGATCGCATCCGCACGCTGACCGAGCACGCGCAGCGCATCACCGAGCTGCTCGAGCTGATCCGCGACGTCGCGAACAAGTCGGAGCTGCTCGCGCTCAACGCGGCGCTCGAGGGCGCGAAGGCGGGCGAGGCGGGGCGCGGCTTCTCACTGGTCGCGAACCAGATGCAGCGGCTCGCGGAGAGCGTGATGGAGTCGGTGAAGATCGTGAAGGAGCTCACCGGCGACATCCGCAAGGCGACCCAGGCGACCGCGCTGGCGACCGAAGACGCGACGAAGCTCGCGCGGGACACCACCGACGCGGCGCGCCGCATCGGCGTGATCACCGAGGAGCAGGAGTCGAGCACCGAGCAGGTGACGCGCGCGATGGACGAGATCGCCGACGCGACGCATCAGAGCGCGGCGGGCACGAACCAGACGCTGCAAGCGGTGCGCGAGCTCTCGCAGATCGCGGAGCGCCTGCACCACTACACGTCGCAGTTCCAGCTCTAG
- the murG gene encoding undecaprenyldiphospho-muramoylpentapeptide beta-N-acetylglucosaminyltransferase produces the protein MIERVVIAGGGTGGHLFPGIAVVEELRRRNHDLDVAYVGTERGIEARVIPAMRERFEALDVRPLKGTDPAGFMKSLLKLPGAWSHAVSILRDVEPDVVLGVGGYSSGPMLVAAASLGIPCALMEQNAHVGLTNRMLAPVVGRAYLTYEVTASHFGEKARVVGNPVRRAFVDAARLALSDPEAFELRARRILVLGGSQGAKALNETVPEALAAAGVTERGIEVVHQTGAAMQAEVVARYEALGVKAEVVSFIDDMARAYASSTLVIARAGATTLAELCAIGRPSILVPYPHAADDHQARNAEALERAGAAIAIRQASLTIDRLAGEVRALLDDPARRRAMAAAARDEGRPDAAAAIVDDLISWLGRATMTPARVPTIPPPRHDPEPGMAFARVDFRASRGSIEARRASAPPVARFEPAVFPIPRAALAS, from the coding sequence ATGATCGAGCGCGTCGTCATCGCGGGGGGCGGTACGGGAGGTCATCTCTTCCCGGGGATCGCGGTGGTCGAGGAGCTGCGCCGGCGCAACCACGACCTCGACGTCGCGTACGTCGGGACCGAGCGCGGTATCGAGGCGCGCGTGATCCCGGCGATGCGCGAGCGCTTCGAGGCGCTCGACGTGCGCCCGCTGAAGGGCACCGACCCGGCGGGCTTCATGAAGTCCTTGCTGAAGCTCCCGGGCGCGTGGAGCCACGCGGTCTCGATCCTGCGCGACGTCGAGCCCGACGTCGTGCTCGGCGTCGGCGGGTACTCGTCGGGCCCGATGCTCGTCGCCGCGGCGAGCCTCGGCATCCCGTGCGCGCTGATGGAGCAGAACGCTCACGTCGGTCTCACGAACCGCATGCTCGCGCCGGTCGTCGGCCGCGCGTACCTGACCTACGAGGTCACGGCGTCGCACTTCGGCGAGAAGGCGCGCGTCGTGGGCAACCCGGTGCGACGCGCGTTCGTCGACGCGGCGCGCCTCGCGCTGAGCGACCCCGAGGCGTTCGAGCTGCGCGCGCGCCGCATCCTGGTGCTCGGCGGATCGCAGGGCGCCAAGGCGCTCAACGAGACGGTGCCCGAGGCGCTCGCGGCCGCGGGGGTGACCGAGCGCGGCATCGAGGTCGTGCACCAGACCGGCGCGGCGATGCAGGCCGAGGTCGTGGCGCGCTACGAGGCGCTGGGCGTGAAGGCCGAGGTCGTGTCGTTCATCGACGATATGGCGCGCGCGTACGCGAGCTCGACGCTGGTCATCGCGCGCGCGGGCGCGACCACGCTCGCCGAGCTCTGCGCGATCGGACGCCCGTCGATCCTCGTGCCCTACCCCCACGCCGCCGACGATCACCAGGCGCGCAACGCCGAGGCGCTCGAGCGCGCCGGGGCCGCGATCGCGATTCGTCAAGCGAGCTTGACCATCGATCGCCTCGCCGGCGAGGTGCGCGCGCTGCTCGACGATCCGGCGCGACGCCGCGCGATGGCCGCCGCCGCGCGCGACGAGGGCCGCCCCGATGCGGCCGCCGCGATCGTCGACGATCTCATCTCGTGGCTGGGCCGCGCGACGATGACGCCCGCGCGCGTGCCGACGATCCCGCCGCCGCGGCACGATCCCGAGCCCGGGATGGCGTTCGCGCGCGTCGACTTCCGCGCCTCGCGCGGCTCGATCGAGGCGCGCCGCGCGAGCGCACCGCCGGTCGCGCGCTTCGAGCCGGCGGTGTTCCCGATCCCGCGCGCCGCGCTCGCCAGCTAG
- the ftsW gene encoding putative lipid II flippase FtsW, with translation MGMIRSWIAARFRKSETPLRVADVPRASVPAPAPSLLGGWPKAIGPSDPVLLGIVLALIAFGVVMVFSASAVFASQRFHDGLFFLKRQAIFAAIALPLMIVVSRIDYHRLRALTYPILAVTIALLVYVALGFGHSAGGAARWIAIGPFHVQPAEVAKVAMILWLAYSLSKKQEAIRTFKVGILPHLLVMGFLALLCLRQPDFGSAVMICVITFVLLFAAGAKVGPILSMVLAGAALAVLLVISSPYRMRRVEAFLDPFGHRQDAGYQVAESMIAFGSGGATGVGIGDSLQKLFFLPEAHTDFVSAIIGEELGFVGIALVVLAFVLIVVRGVRVAFRAADDYGSFLAVGVTMFVGLQAFTNLAVAMGMVPTKGLVLPFVSYGGSALLVNAAALGILLNVSRPREGDETATSESTQTGNARASAPTGLKLFEGGAA, from the coding sequence ATGGGCATGATCCGCAGCTGGATCGCGGCGCGATTCCGCAAGAGCGAGACGCCGCTTCGCGTGGCCGACGTGCCGCGCGCGTCGGTTCCAGCGCCCGCGCCCTCGCTCCTCGGCGGATGGCCCAAGGCGATCGGCCCGAGCGATCCCGTGCTGCTCGGGATCGTGCTCGCGCTGATCGCGTTCGGCGTCGTGATGGTGTTCAGCGCGAGCGCGGTGTTCGCCTCGCAGCGCTTCCACGACGGGCTCTTCTTCCTCAAGCGCCAGGCCATCTTCGCGGCGATCGCGCTCCCGCTGATGATCGTCGTCTCGCGCATCGACTATCACCGCCTCCGCGCGCTCACCTATCCGATCCTCGCCGTGACGATCGCGCTGCTCGTCTACGTCGCGCTCGGCTTCGGCCACAGCGCGGGCGGTGCGGCACGCTGGATCGCGATCGGTCCGTTCCACGTGCAGCCCGCCGAGGTCGCGAAGGTCGCGATGATCCTCTGGCTCGCCTACTCGCTCTCGAAGAAGCAGGAGGCGATCCGCACCTTCAAGGTCGGCATCCTCCCCCACCTGCTCGTGATGGGCTTCCTCGCGCTGCTCTGCCTGCGCCAGCCCGACTTCGGCAGCGCGGTGATGATCTGCGTGATCACGTTCGTGCTGCTCTTCGCGGCGGGCGCGAAGGTCGGTCCGATCCTTTCGATGGTGCTCGCGGGCGCGGCGCTCGCGGTGCTGCTCGTGATCAGCTCGCCGTACCGCATGCGACGCGTCGAGGCGTTCCTCGATCCCTTCGGGCACCGTCAGGACGCGGGCTACCAGGTCGCGGAGTCGATGATCGCATTCGGCTCCGGCGGCGCGACCGGCGTCGGCATCGGCGACTCGCTGCAGAAGCTCTTCTTCCTGCCCGAGGCGCACACCGACTTCGTCAGCGCGATCATCGGCGAGGAGCTCGGCTTCGTCGGCATCGCGCTGGTCGTGCTCGCGTTCGTGCTGATCGTCGTGCGCGGCGTGCGCGTCGCGTTCCGCGCAGCGGACGACTACGGCTCGTTCCTCGCGGTCGGCGTGACGATGTTCGTGGGCCTGCAGGCGTTCACGAACCTCGCAGTCGCGATGGGCATGGTGCCGACCAAGGGCCTCGTGCTGCCCTTCGTGAGCTACGGCGGATCGGCGCTGCTCGTGAACGCGGCGGCGCTCGGGATCCTGCTCAACGTGTCGCGGCCTCGCGAGGGCGACGAGACCGCGACGAGCGAGTCCACCCAGACCGGCAACGCGCGGGCGAGCGCGCCGACCGGCCTGAAGCTGTTCGAAGGAGGCGCAGCATGA
- the murD gene encoding UDP-N-acetylmuramoyl-L-alanine--D-glutamate ligase yields the protein MLDLAGKRLVVVGGGKSGLAAARLAAKAGARVSINDKKSEAEASALVADARAIGVDVVLGGHPESLFAAADVIVLSPGVPSLAVVDAAEKRGAKVIPEVELAAHFLRGTLIGITGSNGKSTVTTLVGEMCAASGRPSFTGGNLGDALALAVGTEAAESTQGLVVAELSSFQLERIETMRCHIAACLNVTEDHLDRHGTFAAYAAAKGRIFFTQTKDDHAIVPAGDELCLALARAGAAQLHTFGGADGEVRVENGVIVDAVSGLRFPVAKLRIRGLHNQANACAAALAARLAGVSRDAIEEVLARFAGLPHRMVHVRDLDGVAYYDDSKATNVGATVAALDGLGDLEGRVVLIAGGVDKGGSYAPVRERMERMGRALVLIGEAAPLISSAFEGSPVERIAATTIDDAVAKARAVARPGDAVLLAPACASFDMFRSYAHRGDEFARAVRALPEAI from the coding sequence GTGCTGGATCTCGCAGGCAAGCGTCTCGTGGTCGTGGGTGGCGGCAAGAGCGGCCTCGCGGCGGCGCGCCTCGCCGCGAAGGCCGGCGCGCGCGTCTCGATCAACGACAAGAAGAGCGAGGCCGAGGCGTCCGCGCTGGTCGCCGATGCGCGCGCGATCGGCGTCGACGTGGTGCTCGGCGGACATCCGGAGTCGCTCTTCGCGGCGGCCGACGTGATCGTGCTCTCGCCCGGCGTGCCCTCGCTCGCGGTGGTCGACGCGGCAGAGAAGCGGGGCGCGAAGGTGATCCCCGAGGTCGAGCTCGCCGCTCATTTCCTCCGTGGAACGCTGATCGGGATCACCGGCAGCAACGGCAAGAGCACGGTGACCACGCTCGTCGGCGAGATGTGCGCGGCGAGCGGTCGTCCTTCGTTCACCGGCGGCAACCTCGGCGATGCGCTCGCGCTCGCGGTGGGCACCGAGGCCGCGGAGAGCACGCAGGGCCTCGTGGTCGCGGAGCTGTCGAGCTTCCAGCTCGAGCGCATCGAGACGATGCGCTGCCACATCGCGGCGTGCCTCAACGTCACCGAGGATCACCTCGATCGCCACGGCACGTTCGCGGCGTACGCAGCGGCGAAGGGACGCATCTTCTTCACGCAGACCAAGGACGATCACGCGATCGTCCCCGCGGGCGACGAGCTCTGCCTCGCGCTGGCGCGCGCCGGCGCCGCGCAGCTGCACACGTTCGGCGGCGCGGATGGTGAAGTCCGCGTCGAGAACGGCGTGATCGTCGATGCGGTCAGCGGGCTGCGCTTCCCGGTCGCGAAGCTGCGCATCCGCGGACTGCACAACCAGGCCAACGCCTGCGCGGCGGCGCTCGCGGCGCGCCTCGCGGGCGTGTCGCGCGACGCGATCGAAGAGGTGCTCGCGCGCTTCGCGGGCCTGCCGCACCGCATGGTGCACGTGCGCGATCTCGACGGCGTCGCGTACTACGACGACAGCAAGGCGACGAACGTCGGCGCGACGGTCGCGGCGCTCGACGGGCTCGGCGATCTCGAGGGCCGCGTCGTGCTGATCGCGGGCGGCGTCGACAAGGGCGGCTCCTACGCGCCGGTGCGCGAGCGCATGGAGCGCATGGGGCGCGCGCTGGTGCTGATCGGCGAGGCCGCCCCGCTGATCTCGAGCGCGTTCGAGGGCTCGCCGGTCGAGCGCATCGCGGCGACGACGATCGACGACGCGGTCGCGAAGGCGCGCGCGGTGGCGCGCCCCGGTGACGCGGTGCTGCTCGCGCCCGCGTGCGCGAGCTTCGACATGTTCCGCTCGTACGCCCATCGCGGTGACGAGTTCGCGCGCGCCGTGCGCGCCCTGCCGGAGGCGATCTGA
- the mraY gene encoding phospho-N-acetylmuramoyl-pentapeptide-transferase, whose translation MIYYLLYPYSDRIGFLNVLRYVPFRVLAATMTAMLLTFGLYPWFIRRLQSRQIGQVVRKEGPQSHLSKAGTPTMGGALILLALVASTVLWADPTNTPVWLTLAVTAAYGVVGYIDDARKVRKKDTGGLSARGKLVLQFSVAIAVCAYLWYGEAGLGEDWLAIRNRLAVPFVAFDRVQIALPSWAYVMFGAFVIVATSNCVNLTDGLDGLAIGPVMINAGTYAILAYLAGVTFFGEDLADYLQIPSLESASDLSVYCGAMIGAGFGFLWFNTYPAQVFMGDVGSLALGGGLGTLAVLTKNELLSVLLGGIFVIEGVSVIGQVASFKLFKKRIFLMAPIHHHFEKKGWPEPKVIVRFWIISIMLALASLATLKLR comes from the coding sequence ATGATCTACTACCTCCTCTATCCGTACAGCGATCGCATCGGGTTCCTGAACGTCCTGCGCTACGTCCCGTTCCGCGTGCTCGCGGCGACGATGACCGCGATGCTGCTCACGTTCGGGCTCTACCCGTGGTTCATCCGTCGCCTGCAGTCGCGACAGATCGGGCAGGTCGTCCGGAAGGAGGGCCCGCAGAGCCACCTCAGCAAGGCGGGCACGCCGACGATGGGCGGTGCGCTCATCCTCCTCGCGCTCGTCGCGTCGACGGTGCTCTGGGCGGATCCGACGAACACGCCGGTGTGGCTCACGCTCGCGGTCACCGCGGCGTACGGCGTGGTCGGCTACATCGACGACGCGCGCAAGGTCCGGAAGAAGGACACCGGCGGTCTCTCGGCGCGCGGCAAGCTCGTCCTGCAGTTCTCGGTCGCGATCGCGGTGTGCGCCTACCTCTGGTACGGCGAGGCCGGGCTCGGCGAGGACTGGCTCGCGATCCGCAACCGCCTCGCGGTCCCCTTCGTCGCGTTCGATCGCGTGCAGATCGCCCTCCCCTCGTGGGCGTACGTGATGTTCGGCGCGTTCGTGATCGTCGCGACCTCGAACTGCGTGAACCTCACCGACGGCCTCGACGGCCTCGCGATCGGCCCGGTGATGATCAACGCGGGCACCTACGCGATCCTCGCGTACCTCGCGGGCGTCACGTTCTTCGGCGAGGACCTCGCGGACTACCTGCAGATCCCGTCGCTCGAGAGCGCGAGCGATCTCAGCGTCTACTGCGGCGCGATGATCGGCGCGGGCTTCGGGTTCCTCTGGTTCAACACGTACCCCGCGCAGGTCTTCATGGGCGACGTGGGCTCGCTTGCGCTCGGCGGCGGGCTCGGGACGCTCGCGGTGCTCACGAAGAACGAGCTGCTCTCGGTGCTGCTCGGCGGGATCTTCGTGATCGAGGGCGTGAGCGTCATCGGTCAGGTCGCGAGCTTCAAGCTGTTCAAGAAGCGCATCTTCCTGATGGCCCCGATCCACCACCACTTCGAGAAGAAGGGGTGGCCCGAGCCGAAGGTCATCGTCCGTTTCTGGATCATCAGCATCATGCTGGCGCTCGCGAGCCTCGCGACGCTGAAGCTGAGGTGA
- a CDS encoding UDP-N-acetylmuramoyl-tripeptide--D-alanyl-D-alanine ligase: protein MATPIPANSARFSIDELAVATRGTVAASTDRPLVGVVTDSRAVTPGCIFVALRGAKHDAHDFVATVIAAGAGALVVSQPVSAPAGVAVVIVPDTLRALGDLALAHRRRFPIPLVAVTGSVGKTTTKELTAAGLEALGLRVLRSAGNLNNRIGVPMTLFTLGPDHDVVVIEMGMNVPGEIARLTEIAAPSVGVVTAVAEVHTEGVGGIEGVAREKGALLLGLDEEAAAVFTADDGILAPYAERSPARTKLSFGLAEGTDVRLADLQIELDGTRCVYVVRGLNEFVNAKLALIGEGPARCGAAAIAAIVALRGADAVHVALEGIQRVAPGEGRARPVPGVGGTIILDDAYNASPRSTELALRTCCELARVRGGRAVAVLGDMLELGVESERLHESVGEAAVASGVALLVCCGPEMRAAARGALTAGMASGVSGIRIERLDDPTEAIALVRAFVEPNDVILVKGSRSMRMERVVEGLREVDAFGNTAPGSEEAPR from the coding sequence ATGGCCACGCCGATCCCCGCGAACTCCGCGCGTTTCTCGATCGACGAGCTCGCCGTCGCGACGCGCGGCACCGTCGCCGCGAGCACCGATCGCCCGCTCGTCGGCGTCGTCACCGACTCTCGCGCGGTCACGCCCGGGTGCATCTTCGTCGCGCTGCGCGGCGCGAAGCACGACGCGCACGACTTCGTCGCCACCGTGATCGCGGCGGGCGCCGGCGCGCTCGTGGTCTCGCAGCCGGTGAGCGCGCCTGCCGGCGTCGCCGTGGTGATCGTCCCCGACACGCTGCGCGCGCTCGGCGATCTCGCGCTCGCGCACCGCCGTCGCTTCCCGATCCCGCTCGTCGCGGTCACGGGATCGGTCGGCAAGACGACGACGAAGGAGCTCACCGCCGCGGGGCTCGAAGCGCTCGGCCTCCGCGTGCTGCGCAGCGCGGGCAACCTCAACAACCGCATCGGCGTCCCCATGACGCTCTTCACGCTGGGCCCCGATCACGACGTGGTGGTGATCGAGATGGGCATGAACGTGCCCGGCGAGATCGCGCGGCTCACCGAGATCGCTGCGCCGAGCGTCGGCGTGGTCACCGCGGTCGCCGAGGTGCACACCGAGGGCGTCGGCGGCATCGAGGGCGTCGCGCGCGAGAAGGGCGCGCTGCTGCTCGGGCTCGACGAGGAGGCCGCGGCCGTGTTCACCGCGGACGATGGGATCCTCGCGCCCTACGCCGAGCGGAGCCCCGCGCGCACCAAGCTCTCGTTCGGGCTCGCCGAGGGCACGGACGTGCGCCTCGCCGATCTCCAGATCGAGCTCGACGGCACGCGCTGCGTGTACGTCGTGCGCGGCCTCAACGAGTTCGTGAACGCGAAGCTCGCGCTGATCGGCGAGGGTCCGGCGCGCTGCGGCGCGGCCGCGATCGCCGCGATCGTCGCGCTCCGCGGCGCCGACGCGGTGCACGTGGCGCTCGAGGGCATCCAGCGCGTCGCGCCCGGTGAAGGCCGCGCGCGTCCGGTGCCGGGTGTCGGCGGCACGATCATCCTCGACGACGCCTACAACGCGAGCCCGCGCTCCACCGAGCTCGCGCTGCGCACCTGCTGCGAGCTCGCTCGGGTGCGCGGTGGCCGCGCGGTCGCGGTGCTGGGCGACATGCTCGAGCTCGGCGTCGAGAGCGAGCGCCTGCACGAGAGCGTCGGCGAGGCCGCGGTCGCCAGCGGGGTCGCGCTGCTCGTGTGCTGCGGCCCCGAGATGCGCGCGGCCGCGCGCGGCGCGCTCACCGCGGGCATGGCGAGCGGCGTGAGCGGCATCCGCATCGAGCGGCTCGACGATCCCACCGAGGCGATCGCGCTGGTGCGCGCGTTCGTCGAGCCGAACGACGTGATCCTCGTGAAGGGATCGCGCTCGATGCGCATGGAGCGCGTGGTCGAGGGGCTGCGCGAGGTGGACGCGTTCGGAAACACCGCGCCCGGCAGTGAAGAGGCGCCGCGATGA
- a CDS encoding UDP-N-acetylmuramoyl-L-alanyl-D-glutamate--2,6-diaminopimelate ligase yields MSTLGELQRALGAELHGDASIVARGVRHDSRAIEAGDVFVAIAGQKARGTEFAAGAIARGAVAVITEEWIELEAPQIRVSDARRALAIASHHVYGDPTASLACIGVTGTNGKTTTTWLIDEALTALAQRPALLGTVETRGPGFREQSAFTTPEADAIARFARRMVDARATHLVMEVSSHALALHRADGIHFEVAAFTNLTQDHLDFHGSMEAYFEAKARLFTELAPRHAVVRIDDPMGAELAARITGPTKVHTLSRHRDATIRATNVAIDRDGVRCDASTPWGSLRIESALLGAHNLDNLLVAAGCLLAAGLAPSDVSRALRAAKGAPGRLERVEDPRDVAVLVDYAHSPDALANVLDALRPLTPGRLVCVFGCGGDRDRGKRPKMGEAAATRADVVVITSDNPRTEDPRAIVDMIVPGVAALPAIALDALASSSRGHVVEVDRRRAIDLALAAARSGDTVLIAGKGHEDYQILGTTKIDFDDRVEARRAIARALEAGGAR; encoded by the coding sequence ATGAGCACGCTGGGCGAGCTGCAGCGCGCGCTCGGCGCGGAGCTCCACGGGGATGCATCGATCGTCGCGCGCGGCGTGCGCCACGACTCGCGCGCGATCGAGGCGGGCGACGTGTTCGTCGCGATCGCGGGGCAGAAGGCGCGCGGCACCGAGTTCGCGGCGGGCGCGATCGCGCGCGGTGCGGTCGCGGTGATCACCGAGGAGTGGATCGAGCTCGAGGCGCCGCAGATTCGCGTGTCCGATGCGCGTCGCGCGCTCGCGATCGCGTCGCACCACGTGTACGGCGATCCCACCGCGTCGCTCGCGTGCATCGGTGTGACCGGCACCAACGGCAAGACCACGACGACGTGGCTGATCGACGAGGCGCTGACCGCGCTCGCGCAGCGCCCTGCCCTGCTCGGCACCGTCGAGACGCGCGGCCCGGGCTTCCGCGAGCAGAGCGCGTTCACCACGCCCGAGGCCGACGCGATCGCGCGCTTCGCGCGGCGCATGGTCGACGCGCGCGCGACGCACCTCGTGATGGAGGTCTCGAGCCACGCGCTCGCGCTCCACCGTGCCGACGGCATCCACTTCGAGGTCGCGGCGTTCACGAACCTCACCCAGGATCACCTCGACTTCCACGGCTCGATGGAGGCGTACTTCGAGGCGAAGGCGCGCCTCTTCACCGAGCTCGCGCCGCGCCACGCGGTGGTGCGCATCGACGATCCGATGGGCGCCGAGCTCGCTGCGCGCATCACCGGACCGACGAAGGTGCACACGCTCTCGCGTCATCGCGACGCGACGATCCGAGCGACGAACGTCGCGATCGATCGCGACGGAGTGCGCTGCGACGCGAGCACCCCGTGGGGCTCGCTGCGCATCGAGAGCGCGCTGCTCGGCGCGCACAACCTCGACAACCTCCTGGTCGCGGCAGGATGTCTGCTCGCGGCCGGGCTCGCGCCGTCGGACGTGTCGCGCGCGCTGCGCGCCGCGAAGGGCGCGCCCGGGCGCCTCGAGCGCGTGGAGGATCCGCGCGACGTCGCGGTGCTCGTCGACTACGCGCACTCGCCCGACGCGCTCGCGAACGTGCTCGATGCGCTCCGCCCGCTCACGCCGGGGCGCCTCGTGTGCGTGTTCGGCTGCGGCGGCGATCGTGATCGCGGCAAGCGCCCGAAGATGGGCGAGGCCGCCGCCACGCGCGCCGATGTCGTGGTGATCACCAGCGACAACCCGCGCACCGAGGATCCCCGCGCGATCGTCGACATGATCGTGCCCGGCGTCGCCGCACTGCCCGCGATCGCGCTCGACGCGCTCGCGTCGTCGTCGCGCGGTCACGTCGTCGAGGTCGATCGCCGCCGCGCGATCGATCTCGCGCTCGCCGCGGCGCGCTCGGGAGACACCGTGCTCATCGCGGGCAAGGGCCACGAGGACTACCAGATCCTGGGCACCACCAAGATCGACTTCGACGATCGCGTCGAGGCGCGCCGCGCCATCGCACGCGCGCTCGAGGCGGGAGGCGCGCGCTGA